The Streptomyces kanamyceticus genome window below encodes:
- the nuoK gene encoding NADH-quinone oxidoreductase subunit NuoK: MNPVNYLYLSALLFAIGATGVLIRRNAIVVFMCIELMLNACNLAFVTFSRMHGNLDGQIIAFFTMVVAAAEVVVGLAIIVSLFRSRHSASVDDASLMKL; the protein is encoded by the coding sequence GTGAACCCGGTCAACTACCTCTATCTCTCCGCCCTGTTGTTCGCGATCGGCGCGACCGGCGTGCTCATCAGGCGGAACGCGATCGTGGTGTTCATGTGCATCGAGCTGATGCTCAATGCCTGCAACCTCGCGTTCGTCACGTTCTCCCGCATGCACGGCAACCTCGACGGCCAGATCATCGCCTTCTTCACGATGGTCGTCGCCGCCGCGGAGGTCGTGGTCGGGCTCGCGATCATCGTGTCGCTGTTCCGTTCCCGCCACTCGGCCTCGGTCGACGACGCCAGCCTGATGAAGCTGTAA
- a CDS encoding NADH-quinone oxidoreductase subunit J — protein sequence MSALAAYSTSTGEAFQFWVLGTVAVIGALCTILMKKAVHSALCLAGTMIILAVFYLANGAYFLGIVQIVVYTGAIMMLFLFVVMLVGVTAADSLKETIKGQRWLAALCGFGFAVLLFAGIGNASVKEFNGLGKANAGGNVEGLAGLIFTKYVFAFEITGALLITATVGAMVMTHRERTERAKTQRERAEERVREGKHLPPLPAPGVYARHNAVDIAGLLPDGTPSELTVMQTLRERGQIRDVSDEALEDLRALEQRSTDRLERPDLRRTDSGRTEEASK from the coding sequence ATGAGCGCGCTCGCCGCCTACTCCACCTCCACCGGCGAGGCCTTCCAGTTCTGGGTGCTCGGCACGGTCGCGGTGATCGGCGCCCTGTGCACCATCCTCATGAAGAAGGCCGTGCACAGCGCGCTCTGCCTGGCCGGGACCATGATCATCCTGGCGGTCTTCTACCTCGCCAACGGCGCGTACTTCCTGGGCATCGTCCAGATCGTCGTCTACACCGGCGCGATCATGATGCTCTTCCTCTTCGTGGTCATGCTCGTCGGCGTCACCGCCGCCGACTCCCTGAAGGAGACCATCAAGGGGCAGCGCTGGCTGGCCGCCCTGTGCGGGTTCGGCTTCGCGGTGCTGCTCTTCGCGGGCATCGGGAACGCCTCCGTGAAGGAGTTCAACGGCCTGGGCAAGGCGAACGCGGGCGGCAATGTGGAGGGCCTCGCGGGGCTCATCTTCACGAAGTACGTCTTCGCCTTCGAGATCACCGGCGCCCTGCTCATCACGGCCACGGTCGGCGCGATGGTGATGACCCACCGCGAGCGTACGGAGCGCGCCAAGACCCAGCGCGAGCGGGCCGAGGAGCGGGTGCGCGAGGGCAAGCACCTGCCGCCGCTGCCCGCCCCCGGCGTCTACGCACGGCACAACGCCGTGGACATCGCGGGCCTGCTCCCCGACGGCACCCCCTCCGAGCTCACGGTCATGCAGACCCTGCGCGAGCGCGGCCAGATCCGCGACGTGTCGGACGAGGCGCTCGAAGACCTGCGGGCGCTCGAGCAGCGCTCCACCGATCGGCTCGAGCGGCCCGACCTGCGCCGCACCGACAGCGGACGGACCGAGGAGGCGTCGAAGTGA
- the nuoI gene encoding NADH-quinone oxidoreductase subunit NuoI, whose product MAEQSNQPARSGKSKLPAQPQQSAEPNQSNQSKQGFQNPVAGFGVTFKAMFKKRLTEQYPEQQKTTAPRFHGRHQLNRHPDGLEKCIGCELCAWACPADAIYVEGADNTEEERYSPGERYGRVYQINYARCILCGLCIEACPTRALTMTNEFELADSSRENLIYTKEQLLAGLDEGMVESPHSIFPGMDEQDYYRGLVTEAAPGTVPQVAVSKGEKPADESSEKPSEKPSEESRHKGVEA is encoded by the coding sequence ATGGCTGAGCAGTCGAACCAGCCGGCCCGGTCGGGCAAGTCGAAGCTGCCGGCGCAGCCGCAGCAGTCGGCTGAACCGAACCAGTCGAATCAATCGAAGCAGGGGTTCCAGAACCCCGTGGCGGGCTTCGGCGTGACCTTCAAGGCCATGTTCAAGAAGCGGCTGACCGAGCAGTATCCGGAGCAGCAGAAGACCACCGCTCCCCGGTTCCACGGCAGGCACCAGCTCAACCGCCATCCGGACGGCCTGGAGAAGTGCATCGGCTGTGAGCTCTGCGCCTGGGCCTGTCCCGCGGACGCCATCTACGTGGAGGGCGCGGACAACACCGAGGAGGAGCGCTACTCACCCGGTGAGCGCTACGGCCGCGTCTACCAGATCAACTACGCCCGCTGCATCCTGTGCGGACTGTGCATCGAGGCGTGCCCCACGCGCGCGTTGACGATGACGAACGAGTTCGAGCTGGCCGACAGCAGCCGCGAGAACCTCATCTACACCAAGGAGCAGCTGCTCGCCGGGCTCGACGAGGGCATGGTCGAAAGCCCGCACTCGATCTTCCCCGGCATGGACGAGCAGGACTACTACCGAGGGCTCGTCACCGAGGCCGCGCCGGGGACCGTTCCCCAAGTGGCCGTCTCCAAGGGCGAGAAGCCCGCCGACGAGTCCTCCGAGAAGCCCTCCGAGAAGCCCTCCGAAGAGTCCCGGCACAAGGGGGTGGAGGCATGA
- the nuoH gene encoding NADH-quinone oxidoreductase subunit NuoH → MHTVVPLAAEDLSMFGRDPWWLVAVKAVFCFAFLMVTVLFSIVWERKVVAWMQLRIGPNRHGPWGMLQSLADGIKLMLKEDLIVKRADKVVYILAPIVAAIPAFMAIAVIPFGPAGNEVSIFGQRTTMQLTDLPIAMLYILAVASVGIYGIVLAGWSSGSTYPLLGGLRSCAQMISYEIAMGAAFASVFLYSGSMSTSAIVEAQADRWYVLLLPVSFLIYIVTMIGETNRAPFDMPESEGDLVGGFNTEYSSIKFALFMLAEYVNMVTVSAVSVTLFLGGWRAPYPISTFWEGANHGWWPMLWFVIKVQLLLFFFIWLRGTLPRVRYDQLMKLGWKVLIPISVVWLMLVATVRAMRNENYDFTSIALYVGGGVIALLLLSVVVDIFRDKREKGEAALVEEEEPVSFDPMAGGFPVPPLPGQSLPPVPRRRSRQERELIVSGGPDTQSDGTRNDGKEASDG, encoded by the coding sequence ATGCACACCGTGGTGCCGCTTGCGGCGGAAGACCTGTCCATGTTCGGCCGTGACCCCTGGTGGCTGGTCGCCGTCAAGGCGGTCTTCTGCTTCGCGTTCCTGATGGTGACGGTGCTCTTCTCCATCGTGTGGGAGCGCAAGGTCGTCGCCTGGATGCAGCTGCGCATCGGCCCCAACCGGCACGGCCCCTGGGGCATGCTGCAGTCCCTCGCGGACGGCATCAAGCTGATGCTGAAGGAAGACCTGATCGTCAAGCGCGCGGACAAGGTGGTCTACATCCTTGCCCCGATCGTCGCCGCGATCCCGGCCTTCATGGCGATCGCCGTGATCCCCTTCGGCCCCGCGGGCAACGAAGTCTCGATCTTCGGCCAGCGCACCACGATGCAGCTCACCGACCTGCCGATCGCGATGCTCTACATCCTCGCGGTCGCCTCCGTCGGCATCTACGGCATCGTGCTCGCGGGTTGGAGTTCCGGATCCACGTATCCGCTGCTCGGCGGTCTGCGCTCCTGCGCGCAGATGATCTCCTACGAGATCGCGATGGGCGCGGCCTTCGCCTCCGTCTTCCTCTACTCCGGGTCGATGTCGACCTCGGCGATCGTGGAGGCGCAGGCCGACCGTTGGTACGTGCTGCTGCTGCCCGTCTCGTTCCTGATCTACATCGTGACGATGATCGGTGAGACCAACCGCGCGCCGTTCGACATGCCGGAGTCCGAGGGCGACCTCGTCGGTGGCTTCAACACCGAGTACTCCTCCATCAAGTTCGCGCTGTTCATGCTCGCCGAGTACGTCAACATGGTCACCGTCTCGGCGGTCTCGGTCACGCTCTTCCTGGGTGGCTGGCGGGCTCCGTATCCGATCAGCACGTTCTGGGAGGGCGCGAACCACGGCTGGTGGCCGATGCTCTGGTTCGTCATCAAGGTCCAGTTGCTGCTGTTCTTCTTCATCTGGCTGCGCGGCACGCTGCCACGCGTCCGCTACGACCAGCTGATGAAGCTCGGCTGGAAGGTCCTGATCCCGATCTCGGTGGTCTGGCTGATGCTCGTGGCCACGGTCAGGGCGATGCGGAACGAGAACTACGACTTCACCTCGATCGCGCTCTACGTGGGCGGCGGAGTCATCGCACTGCTGTTGCTCTCCGTGGTCGTCGACATCTTCCGCGACAAGCGCGAGAAGGGCGAGGCGGCGCTCGTCGAGGAGGAGGAGCCGGTCTCCTTCGACCCGATGGCGGGCGGATTCCCCGTGCCACCGCTGCCAGGACAGAGCCTGCCACCCGTGCCACGCCGCCGCTCGCGCCAGGAGCGGGAGCTGATTGTCAGTGGTGGCCCCGATACTCAAAGTGACGGAACCCGCAATGACGGAAAGGAGGCGTCCGATGGCTGA
- a CDS encoding NADH-quinone oxidoreductase subunit G, with protein sequence MTVTTNSAPSGGGEAAVPPEDLVSLTIDGIDISVPKGTLVIRAAELLGIEIPRFCDHPLLDPAGACRQCIVEVEGQRKPMASCTITCTDGMVVKSQLTSPVAEKSQRGVMELLLINHPLDCPVCDKGGECPLQNQAMQVGDPDTRFEGKKRTYEKPVPISTQVLLDRERCVLCARCTRFSNQIAGDPMIELIERGALQQVGTGEGDPFESYFSGNTIQICPVGALTSAAYRFRSRPFDLVSSPSVCEHCAGGCATRTDHRRGKVMRRLAQDDPEVNEEWICDKGRFGFRYAQKPDRLTTPLVRDASTGELEPASWPEALDAAARGLAAARGRAGVLTGGRLTVEDAYAYSKYARVALDTNDIDFRARVHSSEEADFLAARVAGRGRDLDGSGVTYAALEKAPAVLLVGFESEEEAPGVFLRLRKAWRKHGQRTFSLATFATRGLEKAGGTLLPAAPGTETEWLDALAAEVSLSDDGAKAAEALRTSGSVIVVGERLAAVPGGLTAAVRAASATGAQLVWIPRRAGERAAIEVGALPSLLPGGRPATDPRARDEVASAWGVAELPHRYGRDTGQILEAAATGELGALLVAGVEVADLPDPARAREALGEVGFLVSLELRPSEVTDHADVVLPVAAVAEKPGTFLNWEGRARMFDAALKPDQMTRRLAPTDARVLHMLADAGDIHLGLPDLLTTRRELDRLGGWDVPPVSHHHPSDEATSATPSYYATEPLETGAQSPRPASGEAVLAGHRLLLDRGRLQDGDEALAGTRHAAHARVSPATAAEAGVKDGDVLAVSGPAGTTELPLQVTEMPDRVVWLPLNSTGGGVTSDTGAHPGDLVRIGPAVLPEPSEAPEVTS encoded by the coding sequence ATGACAGTGACCACCAACAGCGCTCCCTCCGGGGGCGGTGAGGCGGCGGTTCCGCCCGAGGACCTCGTCTCGTTGACCATCGACGGCATCGACATCAGCGTCCCCAAGGGGACCCTGGTGATCCGGGCCGCCGAACTGCTCGGCATCGAGATCCCCCGGTTCTGCGACCACCCGCTCCTCGACCCGGCGGGCGCCTGCCGCCAGTGCATCGTCGAGGTCGAGGGCCAGCGCAAGCCGATGGCGTCCTGCACGATCACGTGTACGGACGGCATGGTCGTGAAGTCGCAGCTGACCTCGCCCGTCGCGGAGAAGTCGCAGCGCGGTGTGATGGAGCTCCTCCTCATCAACCACCCGCTGGACTGCCCGGTCTGCGACAAGGGCGGCGAGTGCCCGCTGCAGAACCAGGCGATGCAGGTCGGCGACCCGGACACCCGCTTCGAGGGCAAGAAGCGGACGTACGAGAAGCCGGTGCCGATCTCCACGCAGGTGCTTCTCGACCGCGAGCGGTGCGTGCTCTGCGCGCGCTGCACCCGCTTCTCGAACCAGATCGCGGGCGACCCGATGATCGAGCTGATCGAGCGCGGCGCGCTCCAGCAGGTCGGCACGGGCGAGGGCGATCCCTTCGAGTCGTACTTCTCCGGGAACACCATCCAGATCTGCCCGGTCGGCGCGCTCACCTCGGCGGCGTATCGCTTCCGCTCGCGCCCCTTCGACCTGGTCTCGTCACCCTCGGTGTGCGAGCACTGCGCGGGCGGCTGCGCGACCCGCACGGACCACCGGCGCGGCAAGGTCATGCGGCGGCTCGCGCAGGACGACCCCGAGGTCAACGAGGAGTGGATCTGCGACAAGGGGCGCTTCGGCTTCCGGTACGCGCAGAAGCCGGACCGGCTCACCACCCCCCTGGTGCGCGACGCGTCGACGGGTGAACTGGAGCCCGCCAGCTGGCCCGAGGCACTGGACGCCGCCGCGCGTGGTCTCGCCGCCGCGCGCGGCCGCGCCGGTGTCCTGACCGGCGGCCGCCTCACGGTGGAGGACGCCTACGCGTACAGCAAGTACGCGCGCGTGGCGCTCGACACGAACGACATCGACTTCCGCGCGCGCGTGCACAGCAGCGAGGAGGCCGACTTCCTGGCGGCCCGGGTGGCGGGGCGCGGCAGGGACCTGGACGGGTCCGGCGTCACCTACGCCGCCCTGGAGAAGGCCCCCGCCGTCCTGCTCGTCGGATTCGAGTCCGAGGAGGAGGCGCCCGGCGTCTTCCTGAGGCTGCGCAAGGCCTGGCGCAAGCACGGCCAGCGCACCTTCTCCCTCGCGACGTTCGCGACCCGCGGTCTGGAGAAGGCGGGCGGCACGCTGCTGCCCGCCGCGCCCGGCACCGAGACGGAGTGGCTGGACGCGCTCGCCGCCGAAGTGAGCCTCTCGGACGACGGGGCCAAGGCCGCCGAGGCGCTGCGCACTTCGGGGTCGGTCATCGTCGTCGGCGAGCGGCTCGCGGCCGTGCCCGGCGGGCTCACCGCCGCCGTGCGGGCCGCCTCCGCCACCGGCGCGCAACTGGTGTGGATCCCGCGCAGGGCGGGGGAGCGGGCCGCCATCGAGGTGGGCGCGCTGCCCTCGCTGCTGCCCGGCGGACGCCCGGCCACCGACCCGCGCGCACGGGACGAGGTCGCGTCCGCCTGGGGCGTCGCCGAACTCCCGCACCGCTACGGCCGCGACACCGGCCAGATCCTGGAGGCCGCCGCGACCGGTGAGCTCGGCGCCCTCCTGGTGGCGGGCGTCGAGGTCGCCGACCTGCCCGACCCGGCACGCGCGCGTGAGGCGCTCGGCGAGGTCGGCTTCCTGGTCTCCCTGGAGCTGCGGCCCAGCGAGGTCACCGACCACGCCGACGTGGTGCTCCCCGTGGCCGCGGTCGCGGAGAAGCCGGGCACCTTCCTCAACTGGGAGGGCAGGGCGCGGATGTTCGACGCCGCGCTCAAGCCGGACCAGATGACGCGCAGGCTGGCGCCGACCGACGCCCGCGTCCTGCACATGCTGGCCGACGCCGGTGACATCCACCTCGGCCTGCCCGATCTGCTGACCACCCGGCGCGAGCTGGACCGGCTCGGCGGCTGGGACGTCCCGCCCGTCTCCCACCACCACCCTTCTGACGAGGCGACAAGCGCCACACCTTCCTATTACGCGACCGAGCCCCTGGAGACCGGCGCCCAGTCGCCGAGGCCCGCCTCCGGAGAGGCCGTCCTCGCCGGACACCGGCTGCTCCTTGACCGGGGCCGCCTCCAGGACGGCGACGAAGCGCTCGCGGGGACGCGGCACGCGGCCCACGCGCGCGTGTCGCCCGCCACGGCCGCCGAGGCGGGCGTCAAGGACGGCGACGTCCTCGCCGTCAGCGGCCCGGCCGGGACGACCGAACTCCCGCTCCAGGTCACGGAGATGCCCGACCGGGTGGTCTGGCTGCCGCTGAACTCGACCGGGGGCGGCGTCACTTCGGACACCGGCGCGCACCCCGGCGACCTCGTCCGCATCGGCCCGGCGGTCCTGCCGGAGCCCTCTGAGGCCCCGGAGGTGACGTCGTGA
- the nuoF gene encoding NADH-quinone oxidoreductase subunit NuoF, with protein sequence MTVAAEINNETSPEKLLAPVLSAFWDEDKSWTLETYRRHDGYEGLRKALAMDPDDLIAYVKDSGLRGRGGAGFPTGMKWQFIPQGDGKPHYLVVNADESEPGTCKDIPLLFANPHSLIEGIVIACYAIRSSHAFIYLRGEVVPVLRRLHEAVREAYAAGYLGKNVLGSGLDLELTVHAGAGAYICGEETALLDSLEGRRGQPRLRPPFPAVAGLYACPTVVNNVESIASVPAILNRGKDWFKSMGSEKSPGFTLYSLSGHVTSPGQYEAPLGITLRQLLDMSGGMRAGHRLKFWTPGGSSTPMFTDEHLDVPLDYEGVGAAGSMLGTKALQCFDETTCVVRAVTRWTEFYAHESCGKCTPCREGTYWLVQLLRDIEAGKGVMADLDKLNDIADNINGKSFCALGDGAASPIFSSLKYFREEYEQHITGRGCPFDPAKSTLWADRPAHTTEVNA encoded by the coding sequence ATGACCGTGGCAGCCGAGATCAACAACGAGACCAGCCCCGAGAAGCTGCTGGCGCCGGTCCTTTCGGCCTTCTGGGACGAGGACAAGTCCTGGACCCTTGAGACCTACCGGCGCCACGACGGGTACGAAGGGCTGCGCAAGGCCCTCGCCATGGACCCGGACGACCTCATCGCGTACGTGAAGGACTCGGGCCTGCGGGGCAGGGGCGGCGCGGGCTTCCCCACCGGAATGAAGTGGCAGTTCATTCCCCAGGGCGATGGCAAGCCACACTATCTAGTTGTCAACGCCGACGAATCGGAGCCGGGGACCTGCAAGGACATCCCGCTCCTCTTCGCGAACCCGCATTCCCTCATCGAGGGGATCGTGATCGCGTGCTACGCGATCCGTTCGTCGCATGCCTTCATCTATCTGCGGGGCGAGGTCGTCCCCGTGCTGCGCAGGCTGCACGAGGCCGTCCGCGAGGCCTACGCGGCGGGCTACCTCGGCAAGAACGTCCTGGGCAGCGGACTCGACCTCGAACTCACCGTGCACGCGGGCGCGGGCGCGTACATCTGCGGTGAGGAGACCGCGCTGCTCGACTCGCTCGAAGGCCGTCGAGGCCAACCGCGACTGCGTCCCCCTTTCCCTGCGGTCGCGGGCCTTTACGCATGCCCCACTGTCGTGAACAACGTCGAGTCCATCGCATCCGTTCCCGCGATCCTGAATCGCGGAAAAGACTGGTTCAAGTCGATGGGGAGCGAGAAGTCCCCCGGCTTCACGCTCTACTCGCTCAGCGGGCACGTCACCAGCCCGGGGCAGTACGAGGCGCCGCTCGGCATCACGCTGCGCCAGCTGCTCGACATGAGCGGCGGCATGCGGGCCGGGCACCGGCTCAAGTTCTGGACGCCCGGCGGCTCTTCGACCCCGATGTTCACCGACGAGCACCTCGACGTACCCCTTGATTACGAGGGCGTGGGCGCCGCCGGATCGATGCTCGGCACCAAGGCGCTGCAGTGCTTCGACGAGACGACGTGCGTCGTGCGGGCCGTGACCCGCTGGACCGAGTTCTACGCCCACGAGTCCTGCGGCAAGTGCACGCCCTGCCGCGAAGGGACCTACTGGCTGGTCCAGTTGCTCCGCGACATCGAGGCGGGCAAGGGCGTCATGGCCGACCTCGACAAGCTGAACGACATCGCCGACAACATCAACGGCAAGTCGTTCTGCGCCCTCGGCGACGGCGCCGCATCACCGATCTTCTCCTCGCTGAAGTACTTCCGCGAGGAGTACGAGCAGCACATCACCGGCAGGGGCTGCCCCTTCGACCCGGCCAAGTCGACGCTCTGGGCCGACAGGCCCGCCCACACCACGGAGGTGAACGCATGA
- the nuoE gene encoding NADH-quinone oxidoreductase subunit NuoE, whose translation MTTTPSEQSAGVSLGMPQLPAPDYPADVRARLDADAKEVIARYPDSRSALLPLLHLVQSEEGHVTRTGMRFCAEVLGLTTAEVTAVATFYTMYRRKPSGDYQVGVCTNTLCAVMGGDAIFDELKQHLGVGNDETTEDGKITLEHIECNAACDFAPVVMVNWEFFDNQTPDSAKRLVDDLRAGVPVEPTRGASICTYKETARILAGFPDERPGAVEASGGAGPASLIGLRLAKGELPQPRVVHPRDESPSGAGTEEGE comes from the coding sequence GTGACCACCACTCCTTCCGAGCAGAGTGCGGGCGTCAGCCTGGGCATGCCCCAACTCCCCGCCCCCGACTACCCGGCCGACGTGCGCGCCAGGCTCGACGCGGACGCCAAGGAGGTCATCGCCCGCTATCCGGACTCGCGCTCGGCCCTCCTTCCCCTGCTGCACCTGGTGCAGTCCGAAGAGGGGCACGTCACGCGCACGGGCATGCGGTTCTGCGCCGAGGTGCTCGGCCTGACCACGGCCGAGGTCACCGCGGTCGCGACCTTCTACACCATGTACCGGCGCAAGCCGTCCGGCGACTACCAAGTCGGCGTCTGCACCAACACGTTGTGCGCGGTGATGGGCGGCGACGCGATCTTCGACGAGCTCAAGCAGCACCTCGGCGTCGGCAACGACGAGACGACCGAGGACGGCAAGATCACGCTTGAGCACATCGAGTGCAACGCCGCCTGCGACTTCGCCCCCGTGGTGATGGTCAACTGGGAGTTCTTCGACAACCAGACCCCCGACTCCGCCAAACGGCTCGTCGACGACCTGCGCGCGGGCGTGCCGGTGGAGCCCACGCGCGGCGCGTCGATCTGCACGTACAAGGAGACCGCCCGGATCCTGGCGGGCTTCCCCGACGAGCGGCCCGGTGCCGTCGAGGCGAGCGGCGGCGCGGGCCCCGCGTCGCTGATCGGACTGCGCCTGGCCAAGGGCGAGTTGCCGCAGCCGCGCGTGGTGCACCCGCGTGATGAGTCGCCCTCTGGCGCGGGCACCGAGGAGGGGGAGTGA
- a CDS encoding NADH-quinone oxidoreductase subunit D: MSATQGTSPASARETTEGTVYTVTGGDWDEVVQSAAKADDERIIVNMGPQHPSTHGVLRLILEIEGETVTEARCGIGYLHTGIEKNLEYRTWTQGTTFVTRMDYLTPFFNETAYCLGVEKLLGIEDQIPDRASIIRVLLMELNRLSSHLVCIATGGMELGATTIMIYGFRDRELILDIYELITGLRMNHAYIRPGGLAQDLPPGAVDQVREFVKKMKKNLPEYDKLATGNPIFKARMQDVGYLDLSGCMALGATGPVLRSAGLPHDLRKTDPYCGYENYDFDIPTADTCDSYGRFLIRLEEMRQSLRIVEQCLDRLAPGPVMVEDKKIAWPAQLALGPDGLGNSLDHIKKIMGTSMESLIHHFKLVTEGFRVPPGQVYTAVESPKGELGVHVVSDGGTRPYRVHFRDPSFTNLQAMAAMCEGGQVADVIVAVASIDPVMGGVDR, from the coding sequence ATGTCTGCAACTCAGGGAACTTCCCCCGCTTCCGCTCGTGAGACCACCGAGGGGACCGTATATACGGTCACCGGCGGCGACTGGGACGAGGTCGTCCAGTCGGCGGCCAAGGCCGACGACGAGCGCATCATCGTCAACATGGGTCCCCAGCACCCGTCCACGCACGGCGTGCTCCGGCTGATCCTGGAGATCGAGGGCGAGACCGTCACCGAGGCTCGCTGTGGCATCGGCTATCTGCACACGGGCATCGAGAAGAACCTCGAATACCGCACGTGGACGCAGGGCACGACGTTCGTCACGCGCATGGACTACCTGACGCCGTTCTTCAACGAGACGGCGTACTGCCTCGGCGTCGAGAAGCTCCTCGGCATCGAGGACCAGATCCCGGACCGCGCCTCGATCATCCGCGTGCTCCTCATGGAGCTCAACCGGCTCTCCTCGCACCTGGTGTGCATCGCCACCGGCGGCATGGAGCTCGGCGCGACCACGATCATGATCTACGGCTTCCGTGATCGTGAACTCATTCTCGATATCTACGAGTTGATCACCGGCCTGCGGATGAACCACGCGTACATCCGGCCCGGCGGACTCGCCCAGGACCTGCCCCCGGGCGCCGTGGACCAGGTCCGAGAGTTCGTGAAGAAGATGAAGAAGAACCTCCCGGAGTACGACAAGCTCGCCACCGGGAACCCCATCTTCAAGGCCCGCATGCAGGACGTCGGCTATCTGGACCTCTCCGGCTGCATGGCGCTCGGCGCCACGGGCCCCGTCCTGCGCTCCGCGGGCCTCCCGCACGACCTGCGCAAGACGGACCCCTACTGCGGCTACGAGAACTACGACTTCGACATCCCGACCGCCGACACCTGCGACTCCTACGGGCGGTTCCTGATCCGCCTGGAAGAGATGCGGCAGTCCCTGCGGATCGTCGAGCAGTGCCTCGACCGGCTCGCCCCCGGCCCCGTCATGGTCGAGGACAAGAAGATCGCCTGGCCCGCGCAACTGGCGCTCGGCCCGGACGGTCTGGGCAACTCGCTCGACCACATCAAGAAGATCATGGGCACCTCCATGGAGTCCCTCATCCACCACTTCAAGCTGGTGACCGAGGGCTTCAGGGTCCCGCCGGGGCAGGTGTACACGGCGGTCGAGTCGCCCAAGGGCGAACTCGGCGTGCATGTCGTCTCCGACGGGGGCACCCGCCCCTACCGGGTCCACTTCCGCGACCCGTCCTTCACCAACCTGCAGGCCATGGCGGCGATGTGCGAGGGCGGCCAGGTCGCCGACGTCATCGTCGCCGTCGCGTCCATCGACCCCGTGATGGGAGGCGTCGACCGGTGA
- a CDS encoding NADH-quinone oxidoreductase subunit C has product MSDAHDSHGSHDEHLNGNGVPAPRDEAGEVIGVRRGMFGANDGGDTSGYGGLVRTVALPGASSRPYGGWFDEVADELEGALEEQGLVPENAIEKTVVDRGELTFHIAREHLLRVAQTLRDDPALRFELCTGVSGVHFEGTASSQNVGRELHAVYHLRSLTHNRLIRIEVSAPDADPHVPSLVSVYPTNDWHERETYDFFGLIFDGHPALTRIMMPDDWQGFPQRKDYPLGGIPVEYKGAQIPAPDQRRSYS; this is encoded by the coding sequence GTGAGTGACGCGCACGACTCGCATGGCTCGCACGATGAGCACCTGAACGGCAACGGCGTACCGGCGCCGCGCGACGAGGCCGGCGAGGTCATCGGCGTACGCAGGGGCATGTTCGGCGCCAACGACGGCGGCGACACCTCCGGCTACGGCGGTCTCGTACGGACCGTCGCGCTGCCCGGCGCTTCCTCGCGCCCCTACGGCGGCTGGTTCGACGAGGTCGCCGACGAGCTGGAGGGGGCCCTGGAGGAACAGGGCCTGGTCCCGGAGAACGCGATCGAGAAGACGGTCGTCGACCGCGGCGAACTCACCTTCCACATCGCGCGCGAGCACCTCCTGCGCGTCGCCCAGACCCTGCGCGACGACCCGGCGCTGCGCTTCGAGCTCTGCACCGGCGTGAGCGGCGTCCACTTCGAGGGCACCGCGTCCTCCCAGAACGTGGGCCGCGAGCTGCACGCCGTCTACCACCTGCGCTCGCTCACCCACAACCGGCTGATCCGCATCGAGGTCAGTGCCCCCGACGCCGATCCGCACGTCCCTTCCCTCGTCTCGGTCTATCCGACCAACGACTGGCACGAGCGCGAGACGTACGACTTCTTCGGTCTGATCTTCGACGGTCACCCGGCGTTGACGCGGATCATGATGCCGGACGACTGGCAGGGCTTCCCGCAGCGCAAGGACTACCCCCTCGGCGGCATCCCCGTCGAGTACAAGGGCGCCCAGATCCCGGCTCCGGACCAGCGGAGGTCGTACAGCTGA
- a CDS encoding NuoB/complex I 20 kDa subunit family protein translates to MGLEEKLPSGFLLTTVEQAAGWVRKSSVFPATFGLACCAIEMMTTGAGRYDLARFGMEVFRGSPRQADLMIVAGRVSQKMAPVLRQVYDQMPNPKWVISMGVCASSGGMFNNYAIVQGVDHVVPVDIYLPGCPPRPEMLMDAILKLHQKIQGSKLGVNAEEAAREAEEAALKALPTIEMKGLLR, encoded by the coding sequence ATGGGACTCGAAGAGAAACTGCCGAGCGGATTTCTGCTGACCACCGTCGAACAGGCCGCGGGCTGGGTGCGCAAGTCATCCGTCTTCCCGGCCACGTTCGGCCTCGCGTGCTGCGCCATCGAGATGATGACGACGGGCGCCGGGCGGTACGACCTGGCGCGCTTCGGCATGGAGGTCTTCCGCGGTTCACCGCGCCAGGCGGACCTGATGATCGTGGCGGGCCGGGTGAGCCAGAAGATGGCGCCGGTGCTGCGGCAGGTCTATGACCAGATGCCCAATCCCAAGTGGGTCATTTCCATGGGGGTTTGCGCGTCATCAGGTGGGATGTTCAACAATTACGCGATTGTGCAGGGTGTGGACCATGTCGTCCCTGTTGACATCTATTTGCCCGGTTGCCCGCCGCGCCCCGAGATGCTGATGGACGCGATTCTCAAGCTCCACCAGAAGATCCAGGGCTCCAAGCTCGGCGTGAACGCGGAAGAAGCGGCCCGTGAGGCGGAGGAGGCGGCCCTCAAGGCGCTCCCCACCATCGAGATGAAGGGGCTGCTGCGGTGA